One genomic region from Podarcis raffonei isolate rPodRaf1 chromosome Z, rPodRaf1.pri, whole genome shotgun sequence encodes:
- the LOC128406633 gene encoding kelch-like protein 20 gives MGIYEERGERVEPKRKPFSWRTKCAVSNRGRPLELVYAIGGLSPKGNVSGVECYNPLEHEWKVLGSVSRHRTGIGVAPLNGSIYAVGGHDGMVCLSSVERYNPEINEWRWDVAPLREPKQDAAVAELGGYLYCVGGYDGLLCVNTTERYDPLLNRWYKMAPMNRCRRGLGLAVLDGYLYAVGGSDGYSTLHSVERYNPLEDRWTPCPPLKTCRENLGCVTFQGNIYVVGGRDDLTELCSVERFDPLANEWSAVTPMKSRRSKVSLVAANGYLLAIGGYDGTVHVTTVEAFDVELNGWRRFGNTQTCHPGGGVTVIKTAPDYLELSESPWSR, from the exons ATGGGCATCTATGAAGAAAGAGG GGAACGGGTTGAACCGAAGAGGAAGCCCTTTAGCTGGAGAACCAAATGTGCAGTGTCCAACCGAGGACGTCCCCTGGAACTTGTTTATGCTA TTGGGGGGTTGAGCCCTAAGGGCAATGTCAGTGGTGTGGAGTGTTACAACCCACTGGAACATGAGTGGAAGGTTCTGGGCTCCGTCTCAAGGCATCGGACTGGAATTGGAGTGGCTCCCCTCAATGGCTCCATCTACGCAGTGGGAGGCCATGATGGCATGGTGTGCCTCAGCAGTGTTGAGAG GTACAATCCTGAAATCAACGAGTGGAGGTGGGATGTGGCACCGCTTCGTGAACCCAAGCAGGATGCGGCCGTGGCTGAGCTAGGAGGCTACTTGTACTGTGTTGGTGGCTACGATGGGCTCCTATGTGTCAACACCACTGAGAG ATATGATCCACTACTCAACAGGTGGTACAAGATGGCACCTATGAATCGTTGCCGGAGGGGCCTAGGCTTGGCAGTACTGGATGGCTACTTGTATGCTGTTGGAGGATCTGATGGATACTCTACATTACATTCAG TGGAGCGCTACAACCCCCTGGAAGACAGATGGACTCCCTGCCCTCCCCTGAAGACCTGTCGAGAGAACCTGGGTTGTGTTACCTTTCAAGGCAATATCTATGTGGTTGGCGGGAGAGATGACCTCACTGAGCTGTGCAGTGTTGAGCGATTTGATCCTCTTGCCAATGAATGGTCTGCTGTCACGCCCATGAAGTCAAGAAGGAGCAAG GTGAGCCTGGTTGCTGCCAATGGTTACCTCTTAGCCATTGGGGGTTATGACGGCACTGTCCACGTAACCACTGTGGAAGCGTTTGACGTGGAGCTAAATGGATGGAG ACGTTTTGGAAACACGCAAACCTGTCATCCAGGTGGAGGTGTCACTGTGATCAAAACGGCTCCTGATTATCTGGAACTTTCTGAGTCACCTTGGagtagataa